The Apium graveolens cultivar Ventura chromosome 11, ASM990537v1, whole genome shotgun sequence genome has a window encoding:
- the LOC141695832 gene encoding uncharacterized protein LOC141695832 — translation MESPKTKEGTVGLSYPMLTRSNYTAWSLRMKVFMKAQGVWDAIEPADPKATVDEKTVQVALAVIYQGVPEDILLTIAEKETAKEAWEAIKTLCMGAERVKEAKVQMLKGEFESLVMKETDQAHDFCMKLSGIVTNIRVLGEAVEESSMVRKILRGVPDKFLQISSNIEQFGDIKVMTMEEVVGRLKAHEERMRGKTENVGGQLLLTEEEWAKKTNKSAGCRKPRREKEKNRDQIPKANLAKLEDDEPTLLFTECDNKEGDMVLLNEEKVVPKHDQKGDTKADKNVWYLDLAPGKIQ, via the exons ATGGAGTCGCCCAAGACGAAGGAAGGAACAGTGGGTCTGAGTTACCCGATGCTAACGCGCAGTAATTATACAGCATGGTCGTTAAGGATGAAAGTGTTCATGAAGGCACAAGGAGTGTGGGATGCGATCGAACCTGCGGATCCCAAGGCAACCGTAGATGAAAAAACGGTGCAGGTGGCCCTTGCAGTGATTTATCAGGGCGTACCGGAGGATATATTACTGACTATAGCTGAAAAGGAAACAGCCAAGGAGGCATGGGAGGCAATCAAAACGTTGTGTATGGGTGCCGAACGGGTAAAAGAGGCAAAAGTGCAGATGTTAAAGGGTGAATTTGAATCACTGGTTATGAAAGAAACTGACCAGGCTCATGATTTTTGTATGAAGTTGAGTGGAATTGTGACGAATATAAGAGTTCTTGGAGAAGCAGTGGAGGAATCAAGTATGGTTAGAAAGATCTTACGAGGAGTCCCAGACAAGTTTCTTCAAATTTCCTCAAACATCGAGCAATTTGGAGATATAAAGGTTATGACAATGGAAGAGGTCGTTGGGCGTCTCAAGGCCCATGAAGAAAGAATGAGAGGGAAAACTGAAAATGTTGGAGGACAGCTCCTCCTTACTGAAGAAGAATGGGCAAAGAAAACAAATAAAAGTG CCGGGTGCAGGAAGCCACGCAGAGAGAAGGAGAAAAACAGGGATCAAATACCAAAAGCAAACCTGGCAAAACTCGAAGACGATGAGCCCACTCTATTGTTCACAGAATGTGACAACAAAGAAGGTGACATGGTATTGCTGAACGAAGAGAAGGTTGTTCCCAAACATGATCAAAAGGGAGATACAAAGGCAGACAAAAATGTGTGGTATTTGGATCTGGCGCCGGGAAAAATTCAGTGA